TTCACAACATCGAGCTGCGACCCGGCGAGGGCGGCAAGCTCGTGCGCTCGGCCGGCGTCTCGGCCCAACTCATGGCGAAAGAAGACGCGTACTCGCAGGTGCGCATGCCGTCGGGCGAGGTGCGCAAGATTCACATCGAGTGTCGCGCGACGATCGGCCAGCTCGGCAACGTGGACCACGAGAACCAAGTGATCGGAAAGGCCGGCCGCATGCGTCACATGGGTAAGCGCCCGAGCGTGCGCGGCATCGCGATGAATCCGGTCGACCATCCGCACGGCGGCGGTGAAGCGCGTTCGACGTCCGGACGGCCGCCGACGACGCCGTGGGGACAGATGACGATGGGCAAGAAGACGCGGCGCAACAAGCGCACGTCGAAGATGATCGTTCGCCGGAGGGGTTCGAAGTAGATGGCGCGTTCGCTGAAAAAAGGTCCGTACGTCGCCGAGCACCTCGTGCAGAAGATCGAACGTATGAACGAGACGCGCGAACGGCGCGTCATCAAGACGTGGAGCCGCGCCTCGACGGTGCTGCCCGCGATGGTCGGCCACACGATCGGGGTTCACAACGGCAAGGCGCACGTTCCCGTCTACATCACGGAGAACATGGTCGGGCATAAGCTCGGCGAGTTCGCGCCGACCCGCCACTTCCGCGGCCACGGCGGCGAAAAAGCCACGGTGAAGACGTGACCGAGCGGAACCCCTCGGCGGTCGCTCATCTGCGCTTCGTTCGCACCGCGCCGCGCAAGCTGCGTCGCGTCGCCGACGCAATTCGCGGCAAGAGCGTCCGCGAGGCGCTCGTGCTGTTGGAGTTCGCCGACGTTTTCGCGGCCGAGCCGATCGAGAAGCTCGTGCGCAGCGCCGTCGCGAACGCCGGGAACAACCACGACATGAACGCCGACGAACTCTACATTGCGCGCATCACCGTGGATGGTGGTCCCGGCGGGCGCTTCACGAAACGGCTCGATCCGCGAGCGCAAGGACGAGCGGCCTTCAAACGCAAGCGCCTCTCGCACGTGACGGTCGTCGTGAGCGAGAGCGCTCCCGTAACGAAACCGCGCAAGCGCGCCGGAGCGTCGGTTCAGGCCGCGCGAGCGACTCGTCGCGCCGCTCCCTCTCGCAAGCGCGCGGCGGCCAAAGCCGGTGCGCGCGAAGCAGTCGCGGAAGCCAAGGAAGCATAGATGGGGCAGAAGATACATCCGGTCGGGATGCGGCTGGGAATCACGCGGACTTGGGATAGCCGCTGGTTCGAGAAGAAACACTACGTCGATTGGCTCCACGAGGACGTTGCGATTCGCAAGTCGTTCAACCGGTGGATGCGTTCGGCGTCGATCAGCAAGATCGAGATCGAGCGGCGCGCCAACCAGGCGCGCGTCATCGTCAACACCGCGAAGCCCGGCATCATCATCGGGAAGCGCGGCGTCGGGATCGACGACATCCGCAAGAATCTCGAGCAGCTCACCGGCAAGAGCATCGCGGTGAACGTGATGGAGATCTCGCATCCGGAGCTCGACGCGCGCCTCGTCGCGCAGAACATCGTCGACCAGCTCGAGAAGCGGATCGCTTTCCGGCGCGCGATGAAGCAGGCGATCATGCGGACGATAAGGGCCGGAGCGCGCGGCATCAAGGTGCAGGTCTCGGGTCGCCTCGGCGGCTCGGAGATCGCGCGAACCGAGCACAACGCCGACGGCAAGGTGCCGCTTCATACGCTGCGCGCCGACATCGACTACGCGCAGGTCGAAGCGTTCACGACGTTCGGCCGCATCGGGGTGAAGGTTTGGATTTACCGCGGTGAGGTTCTCCCGGACCAGCCGCGCGGCGACGGTGCGCTTCGCGATCGAGGCGACCGCGGACGCGAACGCCGCGAGCGCGGAGGACGCGGTCGCGGGCGAGAGCCGCGCGCCCCGCAAGCCGCGCCGCAGGCCGCAGCGCCGCCGCAGCCGGCGGAGCCGGAGGTTATCGCGGAGCCGGTTGCGGTCGAGCCGGTTGCGATCGAGCCGGTTGCGGTCGAGCCCGTCGTCGTGCCGGAGCCGGTGATCGTCGAGCCGGCGCCGATCGTCGCAGAGCAGGGGCAAGAGTAAGATGCTTACTCCGAAACGAGTGAAATGGCGCAAGGTGCAGCGCGGCCGGATGTCCGGTGCCGCGTCGCGCGGCAACGCGCTGACGTTTGGCGATTTCGGCTTGCAGGCGATGGAGCCGTGCTGGATGTCGAACCGGCAGATCGAGGCCGCGCGCATCGCAATGACGCGCTACATCAAGCGCGGCGGCAAGGTCTGGATCAAGGTATTTCCCGACAAACCGGTCACGAAGAAGCCGGCCGAAGTCCGCATGGGCTCGGGTAAAGGCAACCCGGAGTTCTGGGTTGCGGTCGTGCGGCCGGGCCGCGTGCTCTTCGAGTTGTCGGGCGTCGCGCCCAACGTGGCGCGCGAAGCGCTGCGACGCGCCGCGGCCAAGTTGCCGATCGGCACGAAGATCGTCGCGCGCGAGGAGGTAGCATGAAGAAGCAGGACCTCAACGGGTTGCGCGAGCTGAGCGTGAAGGAGCTGCAGCAGAAGGCCCGCGACGTAAAGTCGGAGCTCTTCAATCTCCGCTTTGCGCTGCGCACCGGTCATCTGACCGATTTCAGCAAGATTCGGGCGATGCGGCGCTCGTACGCGCAAATCCAGACCGTCATCTGCGAGAAACGCCTGGCCGAGGGAGAGCATGGAGCAGCGTAATAAGCGCCGGGTGAAGCAAGGGCGCGTCGCTTCGAACAAGATGAACAAGACGATCGTCGTCGTCTCGGAGACGCGCGTGCCGCATCCCGCCTATGGGAAGATCGTGCGCAAGTCGGCGCGCTTCAAGGCGCACGACGAGGCCAACGAGGCGAACGTCGGCGACGTCGTTCGGATCATGGAGTGCCGGCCGATCTCTCGCGAGAAGCGGTGGCGGCTCGTCGAGATCGTGGAACGGGCGAGATGATTCAGCAAGAGACCCGCCTGAAGGTGGCCGACAACAGCGGCGCTCGCGAGCTGCTCGTGATTCACATCACGGGCGGCGGGCGTCACGTCTACGCGCACGTCGGAGACGTCGTGGTGGGAACCGTCAAGAGCGCGATTCCGGGTGCGGCCGTGAAGAAGGGCCAGGTCGTAAAGGCGGTGGTCGTGCGTACGAGCGCCCCGATCCGGCGGGTGGACGGCTCCGTGGTCCGCTGCGACGACAACGCGTGCGTGATCATCAAGGGCGAGAAGGATAACCTCGATCCGCGCGGGACGCGCGTCTTCGGGCCGGTGATGCGCGAGCTGCGCGAGCGCGGGTTCCTGAAGATCGCATCGCTCGCTCCCGAGGTGCTGTAACGAAATGAAAGCGACGATACTGAAGGGCGATCCGGTGATGATCCGGCGCGGCAAGGAGCGCGGCAAGCGCGGCACGGTCAAGGCCGTGCACGGTGCCGGCATGGCGACCGTCGAGGGCGTCAACGTCGTGAAGCGCCACACGAAGCAGGGTTCGAAGTCCGGCAACATGGGCGGCGCGGTGCCGACCGGCGGCATCATCGAGAAAGAGGCGCCGCTGCCGATCTCGGCGCTGCAATACGTCTGCGAGAAGTGCAAGCAGCCGACGCGCCTGCGCCGAGGGCGCACGCCCGACGGCGGCGTGCACCGGATCTGCGCGCGCTGCGGCGAGCCCGCGCGCGATTCGGCGAAGGGAGCGTAGGATGGCCGAACGGTTGAAGGAGATGTACGAACGGCAGATCCGCCCGCAACTGCAGGAGCGGTTCGGCTACGCCAATCCGAACCAGATTCCAAAGCTCGAGAAGGTCGTCGTTAACGTGAGCGTCGGCGAAGCGCTCGTCAACCCGAAGGCGCTCGACGCCGCGGTGAGCGAGCTGGCCGCGATCACGGGCCAGCGCCCGATCGTAACGAAGGCGAAGAAGTCGATCGCGGCGTTCAAACTCCGCGCGGGCGTCAACCTCGGAGCGAAGGTGACGCTGCGCGGCGACCGGATGTACGTCTTCATAGATAAGCTCTTCAACGTCGTGCTGCCCCGCATCCGCGACTTTCGCGGGCTGCCTGCGAAGTCGTTCGACGGACGCGGGAACTACAATCTCGGCCTCCGCGAACAATTGGTCTTCCCGGAGATCAACTACGACAAGGTGGACAAGGCGCGCGGCATGGACGTGACGATCGTTACTACGGCCAAGACCGACGAAGAGGCCTCGGAGTTCCTCGTTGCGATGGGCTTACCGCTGCAGAAAGGCCGCGGCTAGTGGCAAAGACGAGTCTGATCGAGAAATCGAAACGCACGCCGAAGTTCTCGGTGCGCCGCCACAACCGGTGCCGCGTCTGCGGGCGCCCGCGCGGCTACCTGCGCAAGTTTGCGATGTGCCG
The nucleotide sequence above comes from Candidatus Binatia bacterium. Encoded proteins:
- the rpsQ gene encoding 30S ribosomal protein S17, with protein sequence MEQRNKRRVKQGRVASNKMNKTIVVVSETRVPHPAYGKIVRKSARFKAHDEANEANVGDVVRIMECRPISREKRWRLVEIVERAR
- the rplP gene encoding 50S ribosomal protein L16, which codes for MLTPKRVKWRKVQRGRMSGAASRGNALTFGDFGLQAMEPCWMSNRQIEAARIAMTRYIKRGGKVWIKVFPDKPVTKKPAEVRMGSGKGNPEFWVAVVRPGRVLFELSGVAPNVAREALRRAAAKLPIGTKIVAREEVA
- the rpsS gene encoding 30S ribosomal protein S19, coding for MARSLKKGPYVAEHLVQKIERMNETRERRVIKTWSRASTVLPAMVGHTIGVHNGKAHVPVYITENMVGHKLGEFAPTRHFRGHGGEKATVKT
- the rplV gene encoding 50S ribosomal protein L22, which gives rise to MTERNPSAVAHLRFVRTAPRKLRRVADAIRGKSVREALVLLEFADVFAAEPIEKLVRSAVANAGNNHDMNADELYIARITVDGGPGGRFTKRLDPRAQGRAAFKRKRLSHVTVVVSESAPVTKPRKRAGASVQAARATRRAAPSRKRAAAKAGAREAVAEAKEA
- the rpmC gene encoding 50S ribosomal protein L29, whose product is MKKQDLNGLRELSVKELQQKARDVKSELFNLRFALRTGHLTDFSKIRAMRRSYAQIQTVICEKRLAEGEHGAA
- a CDS encoding type Z 30S ribosomal protein S14 — its product is MAKTSLIEKSKRTPKFSVRRHNRCRVCGRPRGYLRKFAMCRICFRENAHAGVVPGVTKASW
- the rplX gene encoding 50S ribosomal protein L24; this encodes MKATILKGDPVMIRRGKERGKRGTVKAVHGAGMATVEGVNVVKRHTKQGSKSGNMGGAVPTGGIIEKEAPLPISALQYVCEKCKQPTRLRRGRTPDGGVHRICARCGEPARDSAKGA
- the rplN gene encoding 50S ribosomal protein L14; protein product: MIQQETRLKVADNSGARELLVIHITGGGRHVYAHVGDVVVGTVKSAIPGAAVKKGQVVKAVVVRTSAPIRRVDGSVVRCDDNACVIIKGEKDNLDPRGTRVFGPVMRELRERGFLKIASLAPEVL
- the rplE gene encoding 50S ribosomal protein L5; translated protein: MAERLKEMYERQIRPQLQERFGYANPNQIPKLEKVVVNVSVGEALVNPKALDAAVSELAAITGQRPIVTKAKKSIAAFKLRAGVNLGAKVTLRGDRMYVFIDKLFNVVLPRIRDFRGLPAKSFDGRGNYNLGLREQLVFPEINYDKVDKARGMDVTIVTTAKTDEEASEFLVAMGLPLQKGRG